The genome window TTTGGCATGGTGGCTCTGGGCGCCGCGCAGATTCTCTTCCGCAATGTGATCTCTATCGGGCTTGTCTGGATTGATCCTCTGCAGAACCATATTGTTCTCTGGGTGGCGCTTCTCGGGGCATCGATTGCAACCCGCGAAAACCGGCACATCGTCATAGAGATCCTGCCTCAGCGGCTCTCACTCAGGTCACGTCACCGGATAAAAGGTGGACTCTGGCTATTCTCCGCGCTCGTCTGCCTGTTGCTGGTCTATCCCGCAGTCCGTTTCATACTGGACGACTACCGGCCGGGAAAATACCTGGCAGTCGGCATCCCTCTCTGGTGCTCTCAGGCAATCATGCCGTTCATGTGGCTCGTTCTGGGCATCCGGTTTGCCTTTCAGGGCATCAAAGATCTCATCTGGCCCGGCCGTAACTGACGCATGGGGTTCGTATCTACCATAACCGCTCTCTTTCTGGTCGTGCTGGGGACACCCCTTTTCGTTGTTATTGCAGCAAGCAGTCTTCTTTTTCTCTACCGGAGCGGCATCGACCTTTCAGCCCTGATCATCGAGCTCTATAAGCTTGCCCACACACCGAATCTGGCAGCTCTCCCCCTTTTTTCCCTGGCGGGTTATGTTCTCGCTGAAAGCAAGGCGCCCCACAGGCTCGTCCGTCTCTCCAACGCTCTGCTGGGCTGGCTCCCGGGGGGACTGGCAATCATCGCACTTCTTGTTTCGGCTGTCTTCACGGCACTGACAGGAGCGACAGGGCTGACGATCATAGCTCTGGGCGGTTTACTGTTTCCGGCGCTGCTGCGGCAGAAGTACCCGGAAAGATTTTCGCTCGGGCTCTTGACGACATCAGGCACGCTGGGCCTTCTCTTTCCCCCCAGCTTTCCTCTCATCCTCTACGGGGTCGTTGCCCAGACAAGCATTGATCAGCTCTTTGTCGCGGGGATTCTCCCGGGAGCATTACTTGTTCTGTTTCTTTCCCTTTACAGTGGATGGAAAGGCATCCGTTCGAACGTGGTTCGACCCCGGTTCACGATTCGTGAACTCGCAGGCGCACTGCGGGAGGCGATCTGGGA of Syntrophorhabdales bacterium contains these proteins:
- a CDS encoding TRAP transporter small permease subunit; translation: MQMPFLKRLGSWYDQLEEVLLVCMMFGMVALGAAQILFRNVISIGLVWIDPLQNHIVLWVALLGASIATRENRHIVIEILPQRLSLRSRHRIKGGLWLFSALVCLLLVYPAVRFILDDYRPGKYLAVGIPLWCSQAIMPFMWLVLGIRFAFQGIKDLIWPGRN
- a CDS encoding TRAP transporter large permease subunit → MGFVSTITALFLVVLGTPLFVVIAASSLLFLYRSGIDLSALIIELYKLAHTPNLAALPLFSLAGYVLAESKAPHRLVRLSNALLGWLPGGLAIIALLVSAVFTALTGATGLTIIALGGLLFPALLRQKYPERFSLGLLTTSGTLGLLFPPSFPLILYGVVAQTSIDQLFVAGILPGALLVLFLSLYSGWKGIRSNVVRPRFTIRELAGALREAIWEVPLPFVVLGGIYGGYVAVSEAAVLTVLYVLIVEVGIYRDVKIRDLKSITIKGSILVGGILIILGVSFGLTNSLINEEIPSMLLNFMRSHVESPHAFLLWLNIFLLVAGCLLGMFPALIVLVPMILPVAQAYAIHPTHLGMILLTNLEIGASLPPLGINLFVSSMRFERPVLQLYRASVPYILILLLALVIITYWPTLSLALLKGQG